A single genomic interval of Granulicella tundricola MP5ACTX9 harbors:
- a CDS encoding DinB family protein, producing MNRTLLALTSAAALALPALALPASAQQMSMPMPAPPVTTGPASEVLATYNRVKDNVIKAAEKMPAADYDYKPTADIRTYARVVNHVTEAQFHTCTTLNGGKFDPASVPTEAVGKDAIVAGLKASFAECDKAYGALTDANISEMLTQGKGKRSRIGMAWGNVSHDNEQYAELSTYLRLKNIAPPTSEK from the coding sequence ATGAATCGCACGCTGCTCGCCCTTACCTCCGCCGCCGCCCTTGCCTTGCCCGCCTTGGCGCTGCCCGCTTCAGCCCAGCAGATGTCCATGCCGATGCCCGCGCCGCCGGTCACCACCGGTCCCGCCAGCGAGGTGCTGGCGACCTACAACCGCGTGAAGGATAACGTCATCAAGGCTGCGGAGAAGATGCCCGCCGCCGACTACGACTACAAGCCCACAGCCGATATCCGCACCTACGCGCGCGTCGTGAATCACGTCACCGAGGCGCAGTTCCACACCTGCACCACGCTGAACGGCGGCAAGTTCGATCCGGCGTCCGTTCCCACCGAAGCAGTTGGAAAAGACGCCATCGTCGCGGGCCTCAAAGCCTCGTTCGCCGAGTGCGACAAGGCCTACGGCGCACTGACCGATGCCAACATCTCCGAGATGCTGACGCAAGGCAAAGGCAAGCGCTCCCGCATCGGCATGGCCTGGGGCAATGTCTCGCATGACAACGAACAGTACGCGGAGCTATCCACCTACCTGCGGCTGAAGAACATCGCCCCACCGACGAGCGAGAAGTAA